Proteins from one Microtus pennsylvanicus isolate mMicPen1 chromosome 7, mMicPen1.hap1, whole genome shotgun sequence genomic window:
- the Or12d3 gene encoding olfactory receptor 12D3 — protein sequence MENATSVDGFLLLGLTSAHDLQPIFFMMFLTIYLLNLAGNGVILMIITLERRLHSPMYFFLGNLSCLDICYSSVTLPKVLINLLSRHRTISFLGCITQLHFFHFLGSTEAILLAVMAFDRFVAICSPLRYTAVMNPQLCILLAAMAWITSFFYALMHSVMTAHLNFCHSHKLSHFFCDVKPLLEVACGNTVLNQRLLSVVTGSISMGAFLLTLLSYFYIIAFLLFKNQSCRALRKALSTCTSHFMVVCLFYGPVGFTYIRPATASAMSEDRVVAIIYSAVTPVLNPLIYTLRNKEVMLALKKIFGKKLFKDHQLHGGHQ from the coding sequence ATGGAGAATGCCACTTCGGTGGATGGGTTCCTCTTGCTTGGTCTGACCAGTGCCCATGACCTGCAGCCCATCTTTTTTATGATGTTCTTAACCATTTACTTGCTGAATTTGGCTGGAAATGGAGTGATATTAATGATCATCACTTTGGAGAGAAGACTCCACTCCCCTATGTACTTCTTTCTAGGAAACCTTTCCTGCCTGGATATTTGTTACTCTTCGGTGACTCTCCCCAAGGTTCTCATCAACCTCCTTTCCAGGCACAGAACCATATCTTTCCTCGGCTGCATCACCCAGCTACACTTCTTCCACTTTCTGGGAAGCACGGAGGCCATCTTGCTGGCTGTGATGGCCTTCGACCGTTTCGTGGCTATCTGCAGCCCACTCCGCTACACTGCTGTCATGAATCCCCAGCTGTGCATCCTGTTAGCAGCTATGGCCTGGATCACCAGCTTCTTCTATGCTCTGATGCATTCTGTCATGACTGCTCACTTGAACTTTTGCCACTCTCACAAACTCAGTCACTTCTTCTGTGATGTCAAGCCCCTCTTAGAAGTGGCCTGTGGCAACACAGTGCTCAATCAGAGGCTTCTTTCTGTTGTTACGGGCAGCATATCCATGGGAGCCTTTCTTCTTACCCTCCTCTCCTATTTCTACATcattgcctttcttcttttcaagaaCCAGTCCTGCAGAGCGCTACGAAAGGCTCTGTCAACGTGCACCTCACACTTTATGGTGGTTTGTCTTTTCTACGGACCTGTTGGCTTCACATACATCCGCCCTGCCACGGCCTCAGCCATGAGTGAGGACCGGGTGGTGGCCATCATCTATAGTGCAGTCACCCCAGTGCTGAACCCCCTCATCTATACCCTTAGGAACAAAGAGGTGATGTTGGCTCTGAAGAAGATCTTTGGGAAAAAGTTGTTTAAAGACCACCAGCTCCATGGAGGACACCAATGA
- the LOC142853582 gene encoding olfactory receptor 1f45-like, giving the protein MNCSQALGFVLLGLSRDREKWLPLFSIFLALYLLGLLGNLLLLLAIGADVHLHTSMYFFLSQLSLVDLCFITTTTPKMLEVLWTGDGSVSFSGCLTQLYFFAVFADMDNLLLAVMAVDRYAAICHPLRYPLLMTSCRCGVLAAGSWGVAHCVSLAHTLLLSQLSFHNNQEIPHFFCDFGPLLQLSCSNTHLNETLMMTLAGILGLSALLCIMSSYGCIFFAVARVPSAQGKRKALATCSSHLSMVFLFYSTVFATYLKPPSSSYSSGAVVAAVMYTLVTPTLNPFIYSLRNKDVKSSLRKILNVEKFQD; this is encoded by the coding sequence ATGAACTGCAGTCAGGCTCTAGGCTTTGTCCTTTTAGGACTTTCCAGAGACCGAGAGAAATGGCTGCCCCTCTTTAGTATCTTCCTAGCTCTCTACTTGCTGGGCCTCCTGGGGAACTTGCTACTTCTGTTAGCTATTGGTGCCGATGTTCACCTCCACACCTCTATGTATTTCTTCCTCAGTCAGCTCTCCCTTGTGGATCTTTGTTTCATTACCACTACAACCCCGAAAATGCTGGAGGTTTTGTGGACTGGAGATGGATCGGTCTCGTTCTCTGGATGTCTCACTCAGCTGTACTTCTTTGCTGTTTTTGCAGACATGGATAACCTACTTCTGGCAGTCATGGCTGTTGACCGCTATGCTGCTATCTGCCACCCACTGCGCTACCCACTCCTAATGACGTCTTGCAGATGTGGGGTTCTGGCCGCTGGGTCGTGGGGAGTAGCTCATTGTGTGTCTCTGGCCCATACATTGCTGCTCTCCCAGCTATCTTTTCATAACAACCAAGAGATTCCTCATTTTTTCTGTGATTTCGGTCCTCTCTTACAGCTTTCTTGCTCTAATACACACCTCAACGAAACCTTGATGATGACTTTGGCTGGCATCTTAGGACTTAGTGCACTTCTCTGCATTATGAGTTCTTATGGTTGTATTTTCTTTGCTGTGGCTAGGGTGCCATCAGCACAGGGTAAAAGGAAAGCCCTGGCCACATGCAGTTCTCACCTCTCTATGGTCTTCCTCTTCTACAGCACAGTTTTTGCCACATACCTGAAGCCTCCATCTAGTTCTTACTCATCCGGGGCGGTGGTTGCTGCTGTCATGTATACCCTGGTCACTCCCACCCTGAATCCCTTCATTTATAGTCTGAGAAATAAGGATGTTAAGAGTTCATTGAGAAAGATCCTGAATGTGGAAAAGTTTCAGGATTAA
- the LOC142853583 gene encoding olfactory receptor 12D1-like has translation MYFVNVAGNGAILTIVILDPRLHSPMYFFLGNLACLDICYSTVTVPKMLENFLSTSKAISFLGCITQLHFFHFLGSTEALLLAVMAFDRFVAICKPLHYPFIMNRQVCIQMAFTIWAIPFLHALLHSIMTSRLNFCGSNHIHHFFCDVKPLLELACGNTELNRWLLNTLTGTIAIGLFFLTFLSYFYIITHLFLKTRSCSMLHKALSTCASHFMVVVIFYAPVLYIYISPASGSSLEEDRIIAVMYTVVTPALNPLIYTLRNKEVRGAFNRKIRIQL, from the coding sequence atgtactttgtcaatGTGGCTGGGAATGGAGCCATCCTGACGATCGTCATCTTGGATCCAAGACTCCACTCACCTATGTATTTCTTCCTGGGGAACCTAGCATGTCTAGACATCTGCTACTCAACCGTGACAGTGCCGAAGATGCTAGAGAACTTCCTCTCCACAAGCAAAGCAATTTCCTTCCTGGGGTGCATAACCCAGCTGCATTTCTTCCACTTCCTGGGTAGCACAGAGGCCCTGCTGCTGGCAGTAATGGCATTTGACCGCTTTGTGGCGATCTGCAAACCACTCCATTACCCCTTCATCATGAATCGTCAAGTCTGTATCCAGATGGCTTTCACCATTTGGGCTATTCCTTTTCTCCACGCTCTTCTGCACTCCATAATGACATCTCGTTTGAACTTTTGTGGTTCCAACCATATCCATCATTTCTTCTGTGATGTCAAGCCATTACTGGAGTTGGCCTGTGGAAATACTGAACTCAACAGGTGGCTGCTTAACACTCTCACCGGGACCATTGCCATTGGTCTCTTCTTTCTGACGTTTCTCTCCTATTTCTACATTATCACCCACCTGTTTCTCAAGACCCGTTCTTGCAGCATGCTCCACAAGGCACTGTCCACCTGTGCCTCTCACTTCatggttgttgttattttctaTGCTCCTGTTCTCTACATCTATATCAGTCCTGCTTCAGGGAGCTCCCTGGAAGAGGACAGGATCATTGCCGTCATGTACACTGTGGTCACTCCTGCGCTCAATCCACTTATATATACTCTAAGGAACAAGGAAGTGAGGGGTGCTTTTAATAGGAAAATCAGAATACAGCTTTGA
- the LOC142853584 gene encoding olfactory receptor 12D1-like: protein MSNQTSITEFLLLGVTDIQELNTILFAIFFTIYFVNITGNGAILTIVILDPRLHSPMYFFLGNLACLDICFSTVTVPKMLENFLSTSKAISFLGCITQLHFFHFLGSTEALLLPVMAFDRFVAICKPLHYSVIMNRQLCVQMTVTIWTTGFLHALLHSVMTSRLRFCGSNQIHHFFCDVKPLLDLACGDTKLNIWLLNTVTGTIALSPFFLTFLSYFYIITYLFLKTRSCSMLHKALSTCASHFMVVILFYAPVLFIYIRPSSGSSLDQDRVIAVMYSVVTPALNPLIYTLRNKEVRSALNRKMRRWL, encoded by the coding sequence ATGTCAAACCAAACCTCAATTACCGAATTTCTCCTCCTGGGAGTGACAGATATACAAGAACTGAACACAATTCTCTTCGCTATTTTCTTCACCATCTACTTTGTCAATATAACTGGGAATGGAGCCATCCTGACGATCGTCATCTTGGATCCAAGACTCCACTCACCTATGTATTTCTTCCTGGGGAACCTAGCATGTCTAGACATCTGCTTCTCCACCGTGACAGTGCCGAAGATGCTGGAGAACTTCCTCTCCACAAGCAAAGCAATTTCCTTCCTGGGGTGCATAACCCAGCTGCATTTCTTCCACTTCCTGGGTAGCACAGAGGCCCTGCTGCTGCCAGTGATGGCATTTGACCGCTTTGTGGCGATCTGCAAACCACTTCACTATTCTGTCATCATGAATCGCCAGCTCTGTGTTCAGATGACTGTTACTATCTGGACCACTGGCTTTTTACATGCCTTGCTTCACTCTGTAATGACATCTCGTCTGAGGTTCTGTGGTTCGAATCAGATTCAtcatttcttctgtgatgttAAGCCATTGCTGGATCTGGCCTGTGGAGACACTAAACTTAACATTTGGCTACTCAATACTGTAACAGGGACCATTGCTCTCAGTCCATTTTTTCTGACGTTTCTCTCCTATTTCTACATTATCACGTATCTTTTCCTCAAGACCCGTTCTTGCAGCATGCTCCACAAAGCACTGTCGACTTGTGCCTCTCACTTCATGGTTGTTATTCTGTTCTATGctcctgttctttttatttacatCCGTCCCAGCTCAGGCAGCTCTCTGGACCAGGACCGGGTCATTGCCGTCATGTACAGCGTGGTCACTCCTGCTCTCAATCCGCTCATCTACACCTTGAGAAACAAGGAAGTGAGGAGTGCGTTGAATAGGAAGATGAGAAGATGGCTCTGA